The Streptomyces sp. NBC_00286 nucleotide sequence ACGGACCTGGCGAACCGGGAGAGGAAGGTGGCCTCCTCCATCGCGGTGTCACCGCCGCCGATCACAGCGATGTCCTGGTCCTTGAAGAAGAAGCCGTCACAGGTCGCGCACCAGGAGACGCCGCGTCCGGAGAGCGCGTCCTCGTTGGGCAGACCAAGCTTGCGGTGCTGGGAGCCCGTGGCGATGATGACGGCCTTGGCGCGGTGCACGGTGCCAGCCGTGTCCGTGACCGTCTTGATCTCACCGGTGAGGTCGACCGCGACAATGTCGTCCGGAACGAGCTCGGCACCGAAGCGCTCGGCCTGGCCCCGCATGTTGTCCATGAGCTCGGGGCCCATGATGCCGTCCTGGAAGCCGGGGAAGTTCTCCACCTCGGTGGTGGTCATCAGCGCGCCACCTGCGGTGACGGCGCCCTCGAACACCAGTGGCTTGAGCGACGCGCGGGCGGTGTAGAGCGCCGCCGTATAGCCGGCGGGCCCGGAGCCGATGATGATCACGTTACGGACGTCGCTCACGGCTTGATTCCTCGTCTCTGACGACTGCTTCGTACGACCGGTGGGAGCCTGTCTCACA carries:
- the trxB gene encoding thioredoxin-disulfide reductase, yielding MSDVRNVIIIGSGPAGYTAALYTARASLKPLVFEGAVTAGGALMTTTEVENFPGFQDGIMGPELMDNMRGQAERFGAELVPDDIVAVDLTGEIKTVTDTAGTVHRAKAVIIATGSQHRKLGLPNEDALSGRGVSWCATCDGFFFKDQDIAVIGGGDTAMEEATFLSRFARSVTVVHRRDTLRASKAMQERAFADSKIKFVWDSEVAEIQGDQKLSGLKLRNVKTGELSELPVTGLFIAIGHDPRTELFKSQLDLDDEGYLKVDAPSTRTKIQGVFACGDVVDHTYRQAITAAGTGCSAALDAERFLAALADDESAAEPEKTTV